A stretch of Equus przewalskii isolate Varuska chromosome 11, EquPr2, whole genome shotgun sequence DNA encodes these proteins:
- the LOC103544767 gene encoding olfactory receptor 5T3-like: MSQLTSDLDLYRIQMKNVTEVTMFVLMGFTDDFEVQVFLFLLFLAIYIFTLIGNLGLVVLVIVNSRLHNPMYYFLSVLSFLDACHSSVVTPKMLVNFLSEKKDVSFLGCAAQMFLFVTFGTAECFLLAAMAYDRYVAIYNPLLYSAIMSTRVFVPLIITSYVGGILNASVHTGATFSLSFCASNEIRHVFCDIPPLLAISCSDTHTNQFLLFYFVGIIEIVTILIVLISYTFILVAILKIHSAEGRQKAFSTCGSHLTGVSIFHGTILFTYVRPSSSYSLDHDMIVSTFYTIVIPMLNPIIYSLRNKDVKGAMKRVFGKN, from the coding sequence atgtcACAGTTGACATCAGATTTAGATTTATACAGGATTCAGATGAAGAATGTAACTGAAGTCACCATGTTTGTATTGATGGGCTTCACAGATGATTTTGAGGTACAGGTCTTCCTATTTTTGCTATTTCTAGCGATCTATATATTTACTCTGATAGGCAATTTGGGACTGGTTGTATTGGTGATTGTGAATTCCCGGCTCCACAACCCTATGTACTACTTTCTAAGTGTGTTATCATTCTTGGATGCCTGCCATTCTTCAGTTGTGACCCCAAAAATGTTGGTCAATTTCCTGTCAGAGAAAAAAGATGTTTCATTCCTTGGATGTGCAGCACAGATGTTTCTCTTTGTTACCTTTGGGACCGCAGAATGCTTTCTCTTGGCTGCAATGGCATATGATCGCTATGTAGCAATCTACAACCCTCTGCTATATTCAGCTATCATGTCAACCAGGGTCTTTGTGCCACTCATCATTACTTCCTATGTTGGTGGCATTTTGAATGCTTCAGTGCATACAGGGGCCACATTTAGCCTATCTTTTTGTGCATCTAATGAAATTAGACATGTCTTTTGTGAtattcctcctctccttgctaTTTCTTGTTCTGACACTCACACAAACCAGTTTTTACTCTTCTACTTTGTGGGCATTATTGAGATAGTCACTATCCTGATTGTCCTGATCTCCTATACTTTCATTCTGGTGGCCATTCTGAAGATTCATTCTGCTGAAGGGAGACAAAAAGCATTCTCTACATGTGGTTCTCATCTAACTGGAGTGTCAATATTTCACGGAACAATCCTCTTCACTTATGTGAGACCAAGTTCCAGCTACTCTTTGGACCATGACATGATAGTGTCGACATTTTACACCATTGTGATTCCCATGTTGAATCCCATCATCTACAGTTTAAGGAACAAAGATGTAAAAGGTGCAATGAAAAGAGTGTTTGGTAAAAATTAA